One Methylocaldum marinum DNA window includes the following coding sequences:
- a CDS encoding DNA translocase FtsK has translation MSQFYKKLTIGQDLGSVLVRGLREAAFLIYLAISLFFLISLMTFDSSDPGWSHTGVGHPIANAGGAVGAWLADFALSLLGLPAFLFPFLLSGYGYSIYKGPASQEPYGAFNYLLRWFGFGTAMAAGAALADMHLLRPPFPLPETSGGILGQEAAGLLAGAFGTTGASVLLIAFFLAGVSLYTSLSWLGLLDTVGKGGLTIANGFFAAFRRLAGPSGPARHDEEPETRADAPRTKIKPKRIEPTVKRKPQPPEIKDSKEPKEAKEPKEPFRFRKAAKPVNAPLPNEGELPALALLNSTAPRIKGYSNAALEEMSQLVETILADFGVEVQVTEVHPGPVITRFEIQPAAGVKVSRISGLAKDLARALSVTSVRVVEIIPGKSVIGLEIPNEERETVLLHSVLSSEPYQHSGSALTLVLGKDIGGQPVVANLARMPHLLVAGTTGSGKSVAVNVMILSMLFKARPDEVRLIMIDPKMLELSVYEGIPHLLTPVVTDMKEAANALRWCVAEMERRYKLMSMLGVRNLAGFNQKVTDAIEAGQPIHDPMWSADQALEGEEPPPLSPLPYIVIVIDELADMMMIVGKKVEELIARLAQKARAAGLHLILATQRPSVDVLTGLIKANIPTRIAFQVSSRIDSRTIIDQGGAEALLGNGDMLYLPPGTGLPMRAHGAFVSDQEVHNVVEFLKRTGRADYIDEITRFSEDSGDFSGGKSSGGGDGEELDALYDEAVRFVTESRKASISSVQRRFKVGYNRAARMIEDMEKAGVVGPAETNGSREVLAPPPPDV, from the coding sequence TTGTCGCAGTTTTACAAAAAGCTCACGATCGGTCAGGATCTGGGCTCGGTACTGGTCAGAGGGCTGCGCGAAGCAGCCTTTTTGATTTACCTGGCTATTTCGTTGTTTTTCCTGATCTCCTTGATGACTTTCGACTCGAGCGATCCGGGTTGGTCTCATACCGGCGTGGGCCATCCGATCGCCAACGCCGGCGGCGCGGTCGGGGCCTGGCTCGCGGATTTCGCCCTTTCCCTGCTCGGATTGCCGGCTTTCCTGTTTCCCTTTTTGCTATCCGGCTACGGATATTCCATCTATAAGGGCCCGGCTTCGCAAGAACCTTATGGCGCCTTCAATTACCTGCTTCGCTGGTTCGGCTTCGGGACCGCGATGGCAGCGGGCGCCGCCTTGGCCGATATGCACCTGCTGCGTCCCCCTTTTCCGCTTCCGGAAACCAGCGGCGGCATCCTCGGCCAGGAAGCGGCCGGACTCTTGGCCGGAGCTTTCGGCACGACCGGCGCCTCCGTATTGCTGATCGCGTTTTTCCTGGCGGGGGTTTCGCTTTATACCAGCCTGTCCTGGCTGGGTTTGCTGGACACAGTGGGGAAAGGGGGCTTGACGATCGCAAACGGTTTTTTCGCCGCATTCCGGCGGCTGGCCGGACCCTCCGGGCCGGCGCGGCATGACGAAGAACCCGAAACCCGGGCCGACGCCCCGCGAACGAAGATCAAACCCAAGCGCATCGAGCCCACAGTCAAGAGAAAGCCGCAGCCTCCCGAGATCAAGGATTCAAAAGAACCCAAGGAGGCCAAGGAACCCAAAGAACCGTTCCGGTTCCGAAAAGCCGCGAAGCCGGTCAACGCACCTCTGCCGAACGAGGGAGAACTACCCGCCCTCGCTCTGCTCAACAGTACCGCGCCGAGGATCAAAGGCTACTCCAACGCGGCCCTGGAGGAGATGTCGCAGCTGGTCGAGACTATCCTCGCGGATTTCGGCGTGGAGGTTCAGGTTACCGAGGTTCATCCCGGCCCCGTCATCACGCGCTTCGAAATTCAGCCGGCGGCGGGCGTGAAAGTGAGCCGGATCAGCGGATTGGCGAAGGACCTGGCGCGCGCGCTGTCCGTCACCAGCGTGCGCGTGGTCGAGATTATCCCCGGCAAATCGGTGATCGGCCTGGAAATCCCCAATGAAGAGCGGGAAACCGTATTGCTCCATTCGGTGCTCTCGTCCGAGCCTTACCAACACTCCGGCTCGGCGCTGACCCTGGTGCTCGGAAAAGACATCGGCGGACAGCCGGTAGTGGCGAATCTGGCCCGCATGCCCCACTTGCTGGTAGCGGGCACCACCGGCTCCGGCAAGTCGGTCGCGGTCAACGTCATGATCCTCAGCATGCTGTTCAAGGCGCGGCCCGACGAGGTCCGCCTGATCATGATTGACCCCAAGATGCTGGAACTTTCGGTATACGAAGGTATCCCCCATCTGCTGACCCCGGTGGTCACCGACATGAAGGAGGCCGCCAACGCCTTGCGCTGGTGTGTGGCGGAAATGGAGCGGCGCTATAAGCTGATGTCCATGCTCGGGGTCCGCAATCTCGCGGGTTTCAATCAGAAGGTAACCGACGCGATCGAAGCCGGCCAGCCTATCCACGATCCCATGTGGTCCGCCGATCAAGCGCTGGAGGGCGAAGAGCCCCCTCCCCTGTCGCCCCTGCCCTATATCGTCATCGTCATCGACGAACTGGCCGACATGATGATGATCGTCGGCAAGAAGGTGGAAGAATTGATCGCCCGCCTGGCGCAGAAGGCGCGCGCCGCCGGGCTGCATTTGATTCTGGCCACCCAACGGCCGTCCGTGGACGTGCTCACCGGTCTGATCAAGGCCAACATTCCGACCCGCATCGCTTTCCAGGTGTCCTCGCGCATCGACTCGCGCACCATCATCGACCAGGGCGGCGCCGAGGCCTTACTGGGCAACGGCGACATGCTCTATCTGCCTCCCGGCACCGGGCTTCCCATGCGCGCGCACGGCGCCTTCGTGTCCGACCAGGAAGTCCATAACGTGGTCGAGTTCCTGAAACGGACCGGACGCGCCGACTACATCGACGAAATTACCCGCTTCTCCGAGGACAGCGGGGATTTTTCCGGCGGCAAATCTTCCGGCGGCGGAGACGGAGAAGAGCTCGACGCGCTGTACGACGAGGCCGTCCGCTTCGTCACCGAATCGCGCAAAGCGTCCATCTCCAGCGTACAGCGTCGGTTCAAGGTAGGTTATAACCGCGCGGCGCGGATGATCGAGGACATGGAGAAGGCCGGTGTCGTGGGTCCCGCCGAAACCAACGGAAGCCGCGAGGTCCTGGCCCCGCCGCCGCCCGATGTCTGA
- the trxB gene encoding thioredoxin-disulfide reductase — protein sequence MTEQRHCRLLILGSGPAGYTAAVYAARANLKPVLVTGIQMGGQLTTTTEVDNWPGDPEGLQGPDLMERMRRHAERFETEIVFDHIHTADLSSRPFRLTGDSGVYTCDALIIATGASARYLGLPSEEAFKGRGVSACATCDGFFYRKKPVAVIGGGNTAVEEALYLANIASQVTVVHRRDKFRSEKILSEKLLERARSGNVVIEWNHVVDEVLGDDSGVTGLRIKRVEDGSTKELTLDGVFIAIGHSPNTEIFAGQLEMRDGYIIVKSGLDGNATATSVPGVFAAGDVADSVYRQAVTSAGSGCMAALDAEKYLDGIGGG from the coding sequence ATGACCGAACAAAGACATTGCCGGTTGTTGATCTTGGGATCCGGCCCGGCGGGATACACCGCCGCGGTTTATGCCGCGCGAGCCAATCTGAAGCCGGTGCTCGTCACCGGTATCCAGATGGGCGGACAATTGACCACGACCACCGAAGTGGATAACTGGCCGGGCGATCCCGAGGGACTACAAGGCCCCGATCTCATGGAGCGCATGCGCCGTCATGCCGAACGTTTCGAAACCGAGATCGTGTTCGACCACATTCATACCGCCGATCTGTCGTCGAGACCGTTCCGACTCACCGGCGATTCCGGCGTCTATACCTGTGATGCGCTGATCATAGCCACGGGCGCATCCGCGCGTTACCTCGGGCTGCCGTCCGAGGAGGCGTTCAAGGGCCGGGGCGTCTCCGCCTGCGCGACCTGCGACGGCTTTTTCTACCGCAAGAAGCCCGTGGCGGTAATCGGCGGCGGGAATACGGCGGTGGAGGAAGCCCTCTATCTCGCCAATATCGCGTCCCAAGTCACCGTCGTGCACAGACGCGACAAGTTCAGGTCGGAGAAGATTCTTTCGGAAAAACTGCTGGAGCGTGCGCGGTCCGGCAACGTGGTCATCGAATGGAATCACGTGGTGGACGAAGTTCTGGGCGACGACTCGGGAGTTACCGGGTTGCGCATCAAGCGCGTGGAGGATGGCTCGACCAAGGAACTGACGCTGGACGGGGTGTTCATCGCGATCGGCCATTCCCCCAATACCGAAATTTTCGCCGGGCAGTTGGAGATGCGCGACGGTTACATCATCGTGAAGAGCGGACTCGACGGCAATGCGACGGCGACCAGCGTGCCGGGCGTATTCGCGGCCGGCGACGTAGCCGATTCGGTTTACCGCCAGGCGGTTACCTCGGCGGGTTCCGGATGCATGGCGGCGCTCGATGCCGAAAAATACCTGGACGGTATTGGAGGCGGCTGA
- a CDS encoding rubredoxin, whose product MAQYRKFICSACGYVYDEELGDPDSGIDPGTRWEDVPDDWVCPECGVDKSYFDLME is encoded by the coding sequence ATGGCCCAATATCGAAAATTCATTTGTTCCGCCTGTGGTTATGTTTACGACGAGGAACTGGGCGATCCCGATTCCGGGATCGATCCCGGTACGCGCTGGGAAGACGTTCCGGACGACTGGGTATGTCCGGAATGCGGAGTGGACAAAAGTTATTTCGATCTCATGGAATAG
- a CDS encoding GTPase has protein sequence MQIPFERLLTTARNWAEKARAEGWLTPGDIHGLNEVDTRTPAALFDAGTHRPLVAAFFGGTGVGKSTLLNRLAGQAIARTGVERPTSREVSLYLHDSVKIQHLPKNFPIDRVRTAYHHDDRRRQILWIDMPDIDSTEQSNRELVLDWLPHIDVLIYVVSPERYRDDKGWRLLQAHGGEHAWLFVMNQWDRGHPAQTEDFAKLLTKAGFRNPILLRTDSRDIEVERKPDDFETLQAILQDMADRHVIHQLEIRAETLRLDALRDALHDCLEKLGDRDGYAGLEPNWSAIWQETRDDLMKGLEWPIQEVARAFVTYETSVLRRRIDLTQSPDENTGAKNAPPDSILWDEWAESRYRDALDRLIVEAGERGLAVVPLKARLDRLARGMSRSVLTEGQRSLRLALANPGNALQRFFLKLSGFLTVFLPLIAIGWVSYQVVKGYYESALYHLGYLGTDFAIHSVLLIVLSWLLPYFLYRKLKPSAERTAVKGLREGIGLALDQSGDRVTEQLGEMEQERQALIEEGKRIASLSSPAEALEADQGSKLLERVLPASARKRQKTAG, from the coding sequence ATGCAGATACCGTTCGAACGATTACTGACGACCGCGAGGAACTGGGCAGAAAAAGCCCGCGCCGAAGGCTGGCTGACGCCGGGAGACATCCACGGCCTCAACGAGGTTGACACGCGAACGCCGGCAGCCTTGTTCGATGCCGGCACGCATCGCCCCCTGGTGGCCGCTTTTTTCGGCGGCACCGGCGTGGGCAAGAGCACCTTGCTGAACCGGCTTGCCGGCCAGGCGATCGCGCGCACCGGCGTCGAGCGGCCGACGTCGCGGGAGGTCTCTCTTTATCTCCACGATTCGGTGAAGATCCAGCACCTCCCGAAAAACTTCCCCATTGACCGGGTGCGCACGGCCTATCATCACGACGACAGGCGCCGACAGATCCTCTGGATCGACATGCCGGACATCGACAGCACCGAACAGAGCAACCGGGAACTGGTACTGGATTGGCTGCCCCACATCGATGTCCTGATTTACGTGGTGAGCCCCGAACGCTATCGCGACGACAAGGGCTGGCGCCTGCTGCAGGCCCATGGCGGCGAACATGCCTGGCTGTTCGTCATGAATCAATGGGACCGCGGCCATCCCGCCCAGACCGAGGATTTCGCCAAGCTGCTGACCAAGGCCGGCTTCAGAAATCCCATTCTGCTCCGCACCGACAGCCGCGACATCGAAGTCGAGCGAAAACCCGACGATTTCGAGACCCTGCAGGCCATCCTCCAGGACATGGCCGACCGCCATGTCATTCATCAGCTGGAAATTCGCGCGGAAACCCTGCGCCTGGACGCCCTTCGGGACGCTTTGCACGACTGTCTGGAGAAACTCGGCGACCGCGACGGTTACGCCGGGCTGGAACCGAATTGGTCCGCGATCTGGCAGGAGACGCGAGACGATTTGATGAAAGGGCTGGAATGGCCGATTCAAGAGGTTGCCCGCGCGTTCGTAACCTATGAAACGAGTGTGTTGCGCCGCCGCATAGACTTGACCCAATCCCCCGACGAAAACACTGGAGCAAAAAACGCCCCGCCGGACTCCATCTTGTGGGATGAGTGGGCCGAAAGCCGCTATCGGGACGCACTGGACCGCTTGATCGTCGAAGCCGGCGAACGGGGACTCGCGGTGGTCCCGCTCAAGGCCCGGCTGGATCGGTTGGCGCGCGGAATGAGCCGCAGCGTTCTAACGGAAGGACAGCGCTCGCTGCGGCTGGCACTGGCCAACCCGGGAAATGCACTGCAGCGTTTTTTCCTGAAACTTTCCGGCTTTCTGACGGTTTTCCTGCCCCTGATCGCGATCGGCTGGGTGTCCTACCAGGTCGTCAAAGGCTATTACGAAAGCGCGCTTTATCACCTGGGCTACCTCGGAACCGATTTCGCGATACACAGCGTATTGCTGATCGTCCTGTCCTGGCTGTTGCCCTATTTTCTATACCGAAAACTGAAACCCTCGGCCGAACGCACCGCCGTCAAGGGATTGCGCGAAGGCATCGGGCTGGCATTGGACCAGAGCGGCGACCGGGTAACGGAACAACTCGGGGAGATGGAGCAGGAACGGCAGGCCTTGATCGAAGAAGGGAAACGAATCGCCAGCCTTTCTTCCCCGGCCGAGGCCCTCGAAGCGGATCAGGGATCGAAGCTGCTGGAACGCGTGCTTCCGGCATCCGCCCGCAAGCGTCAGAAAACCGCGGGCTAG
- a CDS encoding GTPase domain-containing protein produces MSFSNRKGPATQFPEQRVRNAIVYNLPFSNVDVSPAPQTMLSFIRRLKQSYERVLEHVSPDDETRFLELRRNLQTLSFGEAVLEKSELNRSRKDHPLQIAVLGPTQAGKSSVVNWLLEKKLAEVSPLAGFTVHPQGFCIDLQADRLDWIDGYFHHYWRCPRETLPSEHYDCFSLLETAAGARHPLSGTVLWDTPDFDSVDAEDYRQAVLRVAALADVVLLILSKDKYADLSVWELIGLLEPLSQPTVICLNKIERASYQTLVVSLQEKWRNARRDSPPPIVTVPYLEDMQVDDFAQLSSERAQLLGAVDRAIRSVRREPHAKNAGRFVQIHWRDWLAPVKAENSLNAEWHSLIDEAVRDSLNIYKRDYLNHPHHYETFQRALAELLTLLEIPGLAGALLTTRKIVTWPVRQIVKLGQAVGGRRQRSVSGEAAILHQVAEHLFIRISETILLKRDDDPSRQAWWKEMAGLLRSARPVLTNRYASAVDQYILAFQPEIEKTAHGLYDRLREHPAVLNGIRATRVTTDAAALAVALHTGGIGVQDFIIAPAMLSLTTMLAESAIGHYMGKAAADLKQKQFKAVEELFARTVHAYLIGLPGQMDTSRQFNIPPETLESAEAQLG; encoded by the coding sequence ATGTCTTTCAGCAATCGGAAAGGTCCGGCCACCCAGTTTCCCGAGCAACGCGTGCGCAATGCCATCGTGTACAATCTGCCTTTCAGCAATGTGGATGTCTCTCCAGCACCCCAGACCATGCTTTCCTTTATCCGCCGCTTGAAGCAGAGTTATGAACGCGTCTTGGAGCATGTTTCGCCGGACGATGAGACGCGCTTTCTCGAACTGCGGCGGAATTTGCAGACGCTCAGTTTCGGCGAGGCGGTCCTGGAAAAAAGCGAGTTGAACCGGTCGAGAAAGGATCATCCGCTACAGATCGCCGTTCTCGGCCCCACCCAGGCCGGAAAGAGTTCGGTCGTCAACTGGCTGCTCGAAAAGAAGCTCGCCGAAGTGAGTCCGCTCGCCGGTTTTACCGTTCATCCGCAGGGTTTCTGCATAGATCTCCAGGCCGACCGTTTGGACTGGATCGATGGGTATTTCCATCATTATTGGCGCTGCCCCCGCGAAACCCTGCCGTCCGAGCACTACGACTGCTTTTCTCTGCTGGAGACCGCCGCCGGCGCGCGGCATCCCCTGAGCGGGACGGTTCTCTGGGACACGCCGGATTTCGACTCCGTCGATGCGGAAGATTACCGACAGGCCGTACTTCGCGTGGCCGCCCTGGCCGACGTGGTTCTGCTGATTTTGAGCAAGGACAAGTACGCCGATTTGTCGGTCTGGGAACTGATCGGCTTGCTGGAGCCGCTGTCCCAGCCCACCGTCATTTGTTTGAACAAGATCGAGAGAGCTTCTTACCAAACGTTGGTCGTATCGCTACAGGAAAAATGGCGGAATGCCCGGCGCGACTCTCCACCGCCCATCGTTACCGTCCCCTATCTCGAAGATATGCAGGTCGACGATTTCGCCCAGCTGAGCAGCGAACGCGCGCAACTGCTCGGCGCGGTGGACAGGGCAATCCGGTCGGTCCGCCGCGAGCCGCACGCGAAGAACGCCGGGCGTTTCGTCCAGATCCACTGGCGCGACTGGCTGGCGCCGGTCAAAGCCGAAAACAGCCTGAATGCCGAATGGCACAGCCTGATCGACGAGGCCGTCCGCGACAGTTTGAATATCTACAAGCGGGACTACCTCAACCATCCCCATCATTACGAGACGTTTCAACGTGCACTGGCGGAACTCCTGACTTTGCTCGAAATTCCGGGGCTCGCCGGCGCGCTGCTCACCACACGCAAAATCGTCACCTGGCCGGTGCGTCAAATCGTCAAGCTCGGTCAGGCGGTCGGCGGCCGCAGGCAACGGAGCGTCAGCGGCGAAGCGGCGATTCTGCACCAGGTTGCCGAACACCTGTTCATCCGCATCAGCGAGACCATTCTTCTGAAGCGCGATGACGATCCGTCCCGGCAAGCCTGGTGGAAAGAAATGGCCGGGTTGCTGAGGAGCGCAAGACCCGTACTGACCAACCGCTACGCGTCGGCCGTCGACCAATACATCCTGGCGTTCCAACCCGAAATCGAGAAAACGGCTCACGGCCTGTACGACCGCCTTCGGGAACACCCCGCGGTATTGAACGGCATCCGGGCCACGCGCGTCACCACCGATGCCGCGGCATTGGCCGTGGCCCTGCACACCGGGGGTATCGGCGTGCAGGATTTCATCATCGCGCCGGCCATGCTGTCGCTGACCACGATGCTCGCCGAGAGCGCCATCGGGCACTACATGGGCAAGGCGGCGGCCGATCTCAAACAGAAGCAGTTCAAGGCCGTGGAAGAATTGTTCGCCAGAACCGTTCACGCCTATTTGATCGGTCTGCCGGGACAGATGGACACTTCCCGCCAGTTCAATATTCCCCCGGAGACCCTAGAGTCGGCCGAAGCGCAACTGGGGTGA
- a CDS encoding cytochrome c3 family protein: MKPRRGMFLRVLAIAGIVAAIGIAVWQGPPDYTVPEQPRKPAEETAPPTYVGGGACAECHREENRLWRGSHHELAMCPASEETFAGDFGNASFTYAGITTIFFRRDGRFMVRTDGPDGLLRDYEIRYTFGTVPLQQYLIPLPGGRLQALGIAWDTRPEAEGGQRWFRLYPDQNVTHSHPLHWTGLNQNWNYMCAECHSTNVKKNYDLKARRYSTKFSEINVSCEACHGPGSNHVAWVKKEGDGRRRDGRKGLAIALDERKSVQWMPNPESGNAARSAPRRSRREIDMCARCHSRRGPISEDYRHGYPLGDTHRLALLEDGLYYPDGQMRDEVYVYGSFLQSKMFRQGVTCSDCHEPHSLGLRAPGDKVCLQCHAAQKYERPEHHFHPLNSRGADCIECHMPATTYMIVDPRHDHSFRVPRPDLSVKLGTPNACNRCHADHSPAWAAKRVEQWYGHTPEGYQRYAEMLHDDSTGAPGAVERLLGLAEDKRQPAIARASALARLDRVPNSRSLSVIGRQLRDDDPLVREAAAGALEGAEPQTRFRLLAR; this comes from the coding sequence ATGAAGCCGCGACGCGGGATGTTTCTGCGAGTGCTGGCCATCGCCGGCATCGTCGCGGCGATCGGCATTGCGGTTTGGCAAGGACCGCCCGATTACACCGTGCCGGAACAGCCGAGAAAACCCGCAGAAGAGACCGCCCCGCCGACATATGTCGGGGGCGGGGCCTGCGCGGAATGCCACCGTGAGGAGAATCGGCTCTGGCGGGGCTCTCATCACGAGCTGGCCATGTGTCCCGCCAGCGAAGAGACGTTTGCCGGCGACTTCGGCAACGCCTCGTTCACCTATGCCGGAATTACCACCATCTTCTTTCGCCGCGACGGGCGCTTCATGGTCCGCACCGATGGACCCGACGGGCTGCTTCGCGACTATGAAATCCGGTACACCTTCGGCACGGTGCCGCTGCAGCAGTATCTGATTCCTCTGCCGGGCGGCCGCCTGCAGGCTTTAGGGATCGCCTGGGATACCCGCCCCGAGGCGGAAGGCGGGCAGCGCTGGTTCCGCCTCTATCCGGACCAGAACGTGACCCATAGCCATCCGTTGCACTGGACCGGCCTCAACCAGAACTGGAATTACATGTGCGCCGAGTGCCATTCGACGAACGTGAAGAAGAATTACGATCTCAAGGCGCGGCGCTATTCAACCAAGTTCTCTGAAATCAACGTGTCATGCGAAGCCTGTCACGGCCCCGGCTCGAATCACGTGGCTTGGGTAAAGAAAGAGGGCGACGGGCGGCGCCGGGATGGGCGCAAGGGCCTGGCCATCGCGCTCGACGAGCGCAAGTCCGTTCAATGGATGCCGAATCCGGAGAGCGGCAATGCCGCGCGCTCGGCACCGCGCCGGTCTAGGCGGGAGATCGACATGTGCGCGCGCTGCCATTCGCGGCGCGGTCCGATTTCCGAAGATTATCGCCACGGCTATCCGCTGGGCGATACCCATCGGCTGGCGCTGTTGGAGGATGGCCTTTATTACCCGGACGGGCAGATGCGCGATGAGGTGTACGTCTACGGCTCCTTTCTGCAAAGCAAGATGTTTCGGCAGGGCGTGACCTGCAGCGATTGCCACGAGCCGCACAGCCTTGGTCTGCGTGCTCCGGGGGATAAAGTCTGCCTCCAGTGCCACGCAGCCCAAAAATACGAACGCCCCGAGCACCATTTTCATCCGCTGAATTCCCGCGGCGCGGACTGCATCGAATGCCATATGCCGGCGACCACGTACATGATCGTGGATCCGCGGCACGATCACAGCTTTCGTGTGCCGAGGCCGGATCTGTCCGTCAAATTGGGAACGCCGAACGCCTGCAACCGATGCCATGCGGACCATTCGCCCGCTTGGGCGGCGAAGCGGGTCGAGCAGTGGTACGGGCATACGCCCGAGGGCTATCAGCGATATGCCGAAATGCTGCATGACGATTCCACGGGAGCGCCCGGCGCGGTCGAGCGCTTGCTCGGCCTCGCCGAGGATAAACGTCAGCCGGCGATCGCCAGGGCGAGTGCGCTGGCTCGACTGGACCGTGTTCCGAATTCCCGCTCCCTCTCGGTGATCGGCAGGCAGTTGCGCGACGACGACCCGCTGGTACGCGAGGCGGCGGCCGGTGCGTTGGAAGGCGCGGAACCACAAACCCGTTTCCGGCTCCTGGCGCGTTAA
- a CDS encoding tetratricopeptide repeat protein yields the protein MRIEAARALADVPAERLTPDQRTTFTRGIAEYMTAQRLNADRPEAHLNLAQVHAAQRRFDRAEAALRTALELVPGFVPASVNLADLHRALGRDTEGESVLREALRRSPESAALHHALGLLRVRQKRMSEALAELKQAVNLDRSNARYAYVYGVALNGVGQAQKAIAILQSAFRQHPFDRDLLFALASIYRDNGQPHKALSYARALAELEPENPERAALVAELQEQGRRKSRD from the coding sequence GTGCGCATCGAGGCGGCACGGGCGCTGGCCGACGTTCCGGCGGAGCGCCTGACACCCGATCAGCGGACTACGTTCACGCGGGGTATCGCCGAATACATGACGGCGCAGCGGCTCAATGCGGATCGTCCCGAGGCGCACCTCAATCTCGCGCAGGTGCATGCGGCCCAGCGCCGGTTCGATCGGGCCGAGGCGGCCTTGCGCACCGCCTTGGAGCTGGTCCCGGGCTTCGTGCCGGCATCGGTCAACCTGGCGGATCTTCATCGCGCGCTGGGCCGCGATACGGAGGGGGAGTCGGTGTTGCGGGAGGCGTTGCGACGCAGTCCCGAAAGCGCCGCGCTGCACCATGCGCTCGGGCTGCTGCGCGTGCGCCAGAAGCGCATGTCCGAAGCCTTGGCGGAGTTGAAGCAGGCGGTCAATCTTGACCGAAGCAACGCCCGTTATGCCTATGTCTATGGCGTAGCCCTGAACGGCGTCGGGCAGGCGCAAAAGGCCATTGCGATCCTCCAAAGCGCATTCCGGCAACACCCTTTCGATCGGGATTTGCTTTTTGCGCTCGCGAGCATCTACCGAGACAACGGGCAGCCGCACAAGGCGCTCTCCTACGCCAGAGCTCTCGCCGAATTGGAACCCGAGAATCCGGAGAGGGCAGCCCTGGTAGCGGAGCTCCAAGAACAGGGGCGTCGCAAGTCGAGGGATTAA